From the genome of Candidatus Dependentiae bacterium, one region includes:
- a CDS encoding DEAD/DEAH box helicase — MDKIKFENLGLSAELLKAVASMGFETATPIQAQAIPEILNGNDIVGQASTGTGKTAAFGLPAIEKIDANSRDVQVLVLCPTRELAIQVSTEINKFLKFKKNISSLPIYGGQPIERQFFGLRRGPQIVVGTPGRMVDHLKRGTLKLNKVKIVVLDEADEMLDMGFRDDIEFILNKINKDHQTVLFSATMSAEILQITKRYQKDPKLIKVKSEKANLAPIEQAYLNVESPYKIDFLMDLLNQHKPKLAIVFCNTRRYVDKISKILYQTGYKVAGIHGDIRQSSRDAIMGKFRKGVINILVATDVAARGIDVSDVEFVFNYDIPREIESYVHRIGRTGRAGKTGKAFSFVARSEMMQLRRIMQFTKIEIPRIELEVNKKPVIWSEEGVVAANEPSKKEFVVDYSIEKKADSVLKKVRQNIGKHDLSSYLNITESFVSDKFSSADLSAALLKMLIDAEKSRNFNQRYR; from the coding sequence ATGGATAAAATAAAATTCGAAAATTTAGGTTTATCGGCAGAGCTTTTAAAAGCTGTTGCATCGATGGGTTTTGAAACTGCAACGCCTATACAGGCTCAGGCAATTCCTGAAATTTTAAATGGGAATGATATCGTTGGACAAGCTTCAACCGGAACAGGTAAAACTGCAGCATTTGGTCTTCCTGCAATAGAAAAGATTGATGCAAACAGTAGAGATGTTCAAGTTTTAGTTTTGTGTCCTACACGAGAGCTTGCCATTCAGGTTTCTACAGAAATTAATAAATTTTTAAAATTTAAAAAAAATATATCATCATTGCCTATTTATGGCGGACAACCAATAGAAAGGCAATTTTTTGGCTTAAGACGTGGACCACAAATAGTTGTAGGTACTCCTGGTCGTATGGTTGATCATCTTAAACGTGGTACATTAAAACTAAACAAGGTAAAAATAGTTGTTTTAGATGAAGCTGATGAAATGCTTGATATGGGATTTAGAGATGATATTGAATTTATTTTGAATAAAATTAATAAAGATCATCAAACGGTTCTTTTTTCAGCAACAATGTCAGCCGAAATTTTACAGATTACGAAAAGATATCAAAAAGATCCAAAATTAATAAAAGTTAAGAGTGAAAAAGCTAATTTAGCTCCTATTGAACAGGCTTATTTAAATGTAGAGTCGCCATATAAAATTGATTTTTTAATGGATTTATTGAATCAGCATAAACCTAAGCTTGCCATAGTATTTTGTAACACAAGAAGATATGTGGATAAAATATCAAAAATACTATATCAAACAGGTTACAAGGTTGCCGGTATTCATGGTGATATTAGACAATCTAGCCGTGATGCAATAATGGGTAAATTTCGTAAAGGGGTTATCAATATTTTAGTTGCAACTGACGTTGCGGCCAGAGGTATTGACGTGTCAGATGTTGAATTTGTATTTAACTATGATATTCCTAGAGAAATTGAATCATATGTTCACAGAATTGGCCGTACAGGTCGTGCCGGAAAAACCGGAAAGGCATTCAGTTTTGTAGCCAGAAGTGAAATGATGCAATTGCGTAGAATTATGCAATTTACAAAAATTGAAATTCCAAGAATTGAGCTTGAAGTTAATAAAAAGCCTGTTATTTGGAGTGAAGAGGGTGTTGTAGCTGCTAATGAACCAAGTAAAAAAGAGTTTGTTGTAGATTACAGTATTGAAAAAAAGGCTGATAGCGTGCTTAAAAAGGTAAGACAAAATATTGGAAAGCATGATTTGTCATCTTATTTAAATATAACTGAAAGTTTTGTAAGCGATAAATTCTCTTCGGCAGATCTTTCTGCTGCATTATTAAAAATGCTTATAGATGCTGAAAAAAGCAGAAATTTTAATCAAAGATATAGATAA